In Oscillospiraceae bacterium, the following are encoded in one genomic region:
- a CDS encoding dihydropteridine reductase yields MNTDKILAEAIAKDYVPKDNSKIVALKKLDKKAKLPATIFAYTFGIISALIVGTGMCFAMQVIGSGVVSMVAGIVIGIIGFVLCGINYPIYKRMLERDKAKYAYEIVELAREIGEGK; encoded by the coding sequence ATGAACACAGACAAAATTTTAGCAGAAGCAATCGCAAAGGACTATGTACCAAAGGATAATTCAAAAATAGTTGCCCTGAAGAAACTTGATAAGAAAGCAAAACTTCCGGCGACGATTTTTGCTTACACATTTGGTATTATTTCGGCACTTATTGTTGGCACAGGTATGTGTTTTGCTATGCAGGTGATTGGCAGCGGAGTGGTTTCAATGGTGGCAGGAATTGTTATAGGAATTATAGGATTTGTTCTTTGCGGAATTAATTACCCTATTTACAAAAGAATGCTTGAAAGAGACAAAGCTAAATATGCGTATGAAATTGTTGAACTTGCCCGCGAGATCGGCGAAGGAAAATAA
- a CDS encoding TetR/AcrR family transcriptional regulator codes for MNKSESKYFNTAKKMDKALISLLEEKAFEYITVSEICKRAEVNRSTFYLHYENTADLLNETARFLLNDFAAYFNVDVENITEKFKADSLDELNFISDAYLHPYLSYIKENRILFSTILSHSVSFGFNEIFQRLYDNIFNPILEKYNYPATDRKYAMMFYLNGITAVVTEWLKDGCQKTIEEVSQIIYGCIFGRENKVI; via the coding sequence TTGAACAAATCAGAGAGCAAATATTTTAATACTGCCAAAAAGATGGACAAGGCCCTTATATCCCTCCTTGAAGAAAAAGCTTTTGAATATATAACAGTCAGCGAAATATGTAAAAGGGCAGAAGTTAATCGTTCTACATTCTATTTACATTATGAAAACACGGCTGATTTACTCAATGAGACAGCGCGATTTTTACTCAATGATTTTGCAGCATATTTTAATGTTGATGTAGAAAATATAACTGAAAAATTTAAAGCCGACTCACTTGATGAATTGAATTTTATATCAGATGCGTATTTACACCCGTATTTGTCATACATTAAAGAAAATAGGATTCTGTTTTCAACCATTTTATCGCATTCGGTTTCATTTGGATTCAATGAAATATTTCAAAGGCTTTATGACAATATATTTAATCCGATTTTAGAAAAATACAATTATCCCGCCACTGACAGAAAGTATGCCATGATGTTTTATCTCAACGGAATAACAGCTGTTGTAACAGAATGGTTGAAAGACGGATGCCAAAAGACAATTGAAGAAGTATCACAAATTATTTACGGATGTATATTTGGACGTGAAAACAAAGTCATCTGA
- a CDS encoding NAD(P)-dependent oxidoreductase, which translates to MDAVVGYTGFVGTNLCKSHDFSYKFNSKNISDAFGLCPDMLVYAGVRSEKFLANNDPAADMENIKTAFENIKKIAPKKLVHISTVDVYKKPVNVSEKSIIDTDGLGAYGYDRYALEQMLREEFPECHIIRLPGLYGEGLKKNFIYDMINLIPSMLNETKYTELKCDIIDKYYSLQSNGFYKCRPLEENERKELRTFFEASGFTALNFTDSRSVFQFYNLSYLWEHIQIALKNDIKLLNISTAPVSAAEIYRSVHKKDFENILAKEPAMYDYKTEYAQLFGGKDGYIMDADFVKADINKYILERI; encoded by the coding sequence ATGGACGCTGTTGTAGGATATACCGGATTTGTGGGCACAAATCTTTGCAAAAGCCATGATTTCAGTTATAAATTCAATTCTAAAAACATTTCCGATGCTTTCGGACTTTGCCCAGATATGTTAGTATATGCGGGTGTACGCTCGGAAAAGTTCCTTGCCAATAATGACCCTGCGGCGGATATGGAGAATATAAAGACCGCTTTTGAAAATATAAAGAAGATTGCTCCCAAAAAGCTGGTGCACATTTCTACTGTTGATGTATACAAAAAACCTGTTAATGTCAGCGAAAAAAGCATTATAGATACCGATGGACTGGGTGCATACGGATATGACCGATATGCTCTGGAACAGATGCTTCGTGAGGAGTTCCCCGAGTGCCATATTATAAGACTTCCCGGTCTTTACGGAGAGGGACTTAAAAAGAATTTTATTTACGACATGATAAATCTCATTCCTTCCATGTTAAATGAAACGAAGTATACCGAGTTAAAATGCGATATTATCGATAAGTATTATTCACTTCAATCCAACGGGTTTTATAAGTGCCGACCGCTTGAAGAAAACGAGCGCAAGGAATTGAGAACGTTTTTTGAAGCAAGCGGATTTACCGCACTTAATTTCACCGACAGCCGTTCCGTTTTCCAGTTTTATAACCTTTCATACCTGTGGGAGCATATACAGATTGCACTTAAGAACGATATTAAACTGCTCAATATATCCACCGCCCCTGTAAGTGCCGCGGAGATATACCGCAGTGTGCATAAAAAGGATTTTGAGAACATTCTGGCAAAAGAACCTGCCATGTATGACTACAAAACGGAATACGCACAGCTTTTCGGAGGAAAAGACGGGTATATAATGGATGCGGATTTTGTCAAGGCGGATATAAATAAGTATATTCTGGAAAGAATATGA
- a CDS encoding sugar phosphate isomerase/epimerase, with protein sequence MKLAISNIAFEAQDDEYFYSLMNKLGFCGLEIAPTRIIPQSPYDNGEIISDFSRRIKAEYGLDIVSMQSIWFGINQRIFSTAEERNFLVDYTKKAIDFAHAANCKNLVFGCPRNRVIDSEEQYPTAVEFFHQLGDYAASQGTVVAIEANPPIYNTNFINNDTDALKLWKEVSSDGFKINLDMGTVIHNQEDINELDFSAISHVHLSEPGLVKPQKRELHKQLADMMKCADYKGYVSIEMKKGLDRIEIEEVMNYAKEVFS encoded by the coding sequence ATGAAGCTTGCAATATCAAATATAGCCTTTGAGGCTCAGGATGACGAGTATTTTTACAGTCTCATGAATAAACTGGGTTTTTGCGGTCTTGAGATAGCCCCGACACGCATAATACCGCAATCGCCTTATGACAATGGTGAAATCATTTCCGACTTTTCCCGTAGAATAAAAGCCGAATACGGACTTGATATAGTTTCCATGCAGTCAATCTGGTTCGGAATAAACCAGAGAATATTCTCAACCGCTGAGGAACGCAATTTCCTTGTGGATTACACAAAAAAGGCAATAGATTTTGCTCACGCGGCAAATTGTAAAAACCTTGTTTTCGGCTGTCCGCGTAACCGCGTTATCGACAGTGAAGAGCAGTATCCCACAGCGGTGGAGTTTTTTCATCAGCTTGGCGATTATGCCGCTTCACAGGGTACGGTAGTTGCCATAGAAGCCAATCCCCCCATATATAATACCAACTTCATAAATAATGACACCGATGCTCTGAAACTGTGGAAAGAGGTTTCAAGCGACGGCTTTAAGATAAATCTTGATATGGGAACGGTCATTCACAACCAAGAGGATATCAATGAACTTGATTTTTCCGCAATTTCCCATGTTCATCTCAGCGAGCCGGGACTTGTAAAGCCACAGAAACGCGAGCTTCATAAACAGCTTGCGGACATGATGAAATGTGCCGATTATAAAGGCTATGTTTCCATAGAAATGAAAAAGGGTCTTGACCGTATTGAAATCGAAGAAGTTATGAATTACGCAAAGGAAGTGTTTTCTTGA
- a CDS encoding glycosyltransferase family 2 protein, with product MIFEQKEGVPRYECREYAPKNTKYCVLIPIINEGERIKRELERAKTAGVDKLCDIIICDGDSTDGSTADEIMQSLGVNTLLIKKSAGKQGAQLRMGIDFALNVRGYDGVVTIDGNDKDSIEDVPKFIEKLNEGYDLVQGSRFIKGGKAINTPFVRYVSVRLIHAPIISITAGQWFTDTTNAYRCYSAAYLRHPKVQPLREVFSGYELLAYLSVRATQLKMKACEVPVTRAYPKTGKTPTKISAVRGNSNLLKILFKNLFGGYNPSTDNGSERK from the coding sequence TTGATATTTGAACAAAAGGAGGGTGTTCCGCGCTACGAATGTCGCGAATATGCCCCCAAAAATACAAAATACTGTGTGCTTATTCCCATAATAAACGAGGGCGAGCGCATAAAAAGAGAGCTTGAAAGAGCAAAGACCGCGGGTGTGGACAAGCTGTGCGATATAATTATTTGCGACGGCGATTCCACCGACGGCTCCACTGCCGACGAAATAATGCAGTCTCTCGGCGTTAATACGTTGCTTATAAAGAAAAGTGCAGGCAAGCAGGGAGCACAGCTTCGTATGGGCATTGATTTTGCCTTGAATGTACGTGGCTACGACGGTGTTGTTACCATAGACGGTAACGATAAGGACAGTATTGAGGATGTACCCAAGTTCATTGAAAAACTGAATGAGGGCTACGATTTGGTACAGGGAAGCCGTTTTATAAAGGGCGGTAAGGCAATAAATACTCCGTTTGTAAGATATGTTTCGGTTCGTCTTATCCATGCTCCGATTATTTCTATCACCGCGGGACAGTGGTTTACCGATACTACCAATGCATACCGCTGTTATTCGGCGGCATATCTTAGACACCCCAAGGTTCAGCCGTTGCGCGAGGTGTTCAGCGGATATGAGCTTCTTGCGTATCTTTCGGTAAGAGCTACTCAGCTAAAAATGAAGGCGTGCGAGGTTCCCGTTACCAGAGCTTACCCCAAAACCGGCAAAACACCTACGAAAATAAGTGCCGTGCGCGGAAACAGTAATCTTCTTAAAATATTGTTTAAAAACCTTTTCGGCGGCTACAATCCGTCAACGGACAACGGTTCTGAAAGGAAATAA
- a CDS encoding FAD-binding oxidoreductase, producing the protein MVYDKIILGAGLYGLYSALYCAKKGQKILVLEHDSAPFMRATYINQARVHMGYHYPRSLSTAIKSAGYFKRFNEDYGFCVHTQFDQVYATSSAFSWTNAAEFRKFCRDAGIRCDDIMPDVYFKDGLCDGTYLTTEYTYDAQILKKYFLDEISKFPSIEILYNMRDYEIKKSDTSFEIKLPDGTTHSTDFLLNATYAAVNQVLSKLGYEPFKIKYELCEIILCKVSENLKNVGLTVMDGPFFSIMPFGKTGIHSLTSVTFTPHVTSYDKLPTFDCQKTCNGHCTPERLGNCNECPSKPQSAWSYMSSLARKYMKDEYQFEYLSSLFSMKPILKASEVDDSRPTVIRQFSDSPAFYSVLSGKINTVYDLDEILK; encoded by the coding sequence ATGGTATATGATAAAATAATACTCGGCGCAGGGCTTTACGGGCTTTATTCTGCATTGTACTGTGCGAAAAAAGGACAGAAAATACTTGTTCTGGAGCACGACTCGGCTCCTTTTATGCGTGCTACATATATAAACCAGGCACGTGTGCATATGGGTTATCATTACCCACGTTCACTGTCCACTGCAATAAAATCTGCCGGTTACTTTAAACGCTTCAACGAGGATTACGGCTTTTGTGTACACACTCAGTTTGATCAGGTATATGCCACATCTTCTGCATTTTCATGGACAAATGCGGCTGAATTCCGTAAATTCTGCCGTGATGCCGGGATAAGATGCGATGATATTATGCCGGATGTGTATTTCAAGGACGGGCTTTGTGACGGTACATACCTTACCACCGAATACACCTACGATGCCCAGATACTCAAAAAGTATTTTCTTGACGAAATATCAAAGTTTCCGTCAATTGAAATACTTTACAATATGCGTGACTACGAAATAAAAAAGAGTGATACAAGCTTTGAAATAAAGCTTCCGGACGGCACCACACACAGTACGGATTTTCTGCTGAATGCCACATATGCCGCCGTTAACCAAGTACTTTCAAAGTTGGGATACGAACCCTTCAAGATAAAATATGAGCTTTGCGAAATTATTCTGTGTAAGGTAAGCGAAAACCTTAAAAACGTAGGTCTTACGGTAATGGACGGACCTTTCTTTTCCATAATGCCGTTCGGAAAAACAGGTATACATTCCCTTACCTCTGTAACATTTACTCCCCATGTTACCTCATACGATAAGCTTCCTACCTTTGACTGCCAGAAGACCTGTAATGGCCACTGTACCCCGGAAAGACTGGGTAATTGTAACGAGTGTCCCTCCAAGCCCCAAAGCGCGTGGAGTTATATGTCCAGCCTTGCCAGAAAGTATATGAAGGACGAATATCAGTTTGAGTATCTTTCCTCGCTGTTTTCTATGAAACCGATTCTTAAGGCTTCGGAGGTGGATGATTCCCGCCCTACGGTTATACGTCAATTCTCCGACAGCCCCGCGTTTTACAGCGTGCTTTCGGGCAAGATAAATACGGTCTACGACCTTGATGAAATATTGAAATAA
- a CDS encoding glycosyltransferase — MINKEKNFISAVMYIGDNMDIAPDFVRKLAAVLCENFEHYEIICVNDGYDDDAVSPLKALSGDVKNGVLSVVNMSYRQGVELSMSAGVDLAIGDFVYEFDNISAEFDNSLIMEIYRRSLTGFDIVSASPAKSRKSSRLFYKLYNRFSGNPAKIRTETFRILTRRAINRVNSMSDTLPYRKAQYAACGLKCDTVFYDSKTARRNSDFETSRSDKAIDSLILFTDIAYKSSLAMAFIMLCLCVFSVIYTIVTYIAIDTAPGWATIMLFLSVAFVGIFGLFAVVIKYLTLLTELVFKKQKYIIRSIEKITK; from the coding sequence ATGATAAATAAGGAAAAGAATTTTATATCCGCTGTTATGTACATAGGAGATAATATGGATATTGCCCCGGATTTCGTACGTAAGCTTGCGGCAGTTCTGTGCGAAAATTTCGAGCACTATGAAATAATTTGCGTAAATGACGGCTATGACGATGATGCCGTTTCGCCCCTCAAAGCGCTTTCCGGAGATGTGAAAAACGGAGTTCTCAGCGTTGTGAATATGAGCTATCGCCAGGGCGTGGAGCTTTCTATGTCGGCAGGTGTGGACCTTGCAATAGGCGACTTTGTTTATGAATTTGACAATATAAGCGCCGAATTTGACAACTCGCTTATAATGGAAATATACCGACGCAGTCTTACCGGCTTTGATATTGTAAGCGCTTCACCCGCAAAAAGCCGTAAGTCATCACGCCTGTTTTATAAGCTTTATAATCGTTTTTCCGGCAATCCCGCAAAAATTCGCACCGAAACCTTCCGCATACTCACACGTCGTGCCATAAACCGTGTTAATTCCATGTCGGATACGCTTCCTTACCGCAAGGCACAGTACGCGGCATGTGGCCTTAAATGCGACACTGTTTTTTATGATAGCAAAACCGCCCGCCGTAACAGCGATTTTGAAACCTCCAGAAGCGATAAGGCGATTGACAGCCTCATTCTGTTCACCGATATTGCGTACAAAAGCTCGCTTGCGATGGCGTTTATTATGCTTTGCCTTTGCGTGTTCAGCGTTATTTATACCATCGTAACCTACATTGCCATTGACACCGCACCCGGTTGGGCTACCATCATGCTGTTTTTGTCAGTTGCGTTTGTGGGCATTTTCGGTCTGTTTGCGGTGGTTATTAAGTACCTTACACTGCTCACCGAACTTGTTTTCAAAAAGCAGAAGTATATTATACGTTCGATTGAAAAGATAACAAAATGA
- a CDS encoding EamA/RhaT family transporter, whose product MLFSSFCVCLGQLFWKLASTGEGMNIPHLICGFILYGIGAVVMILAYRYGSLSVLQPMLAANYIFAPVIAAIVLNEAISPMRIVGIVVIIAGILLIGGGDD is encoded by the coding sequence ATGCTGTTTTCCTCTTTCTGTGTTTGCTTGGGACAGCTTTTCTGGAAGCTTGCCTCAACCGGGGAGGGAATGAATATTCCGCATCTTATATGCGGATTCATACTTTACGGAATTGGTGCCGTGGTTATGATACTTGCATACCGTTACGGAAGCTTGTCGGTACTTCAGCCTATGCTGGCGGCAAATTATATTTTCGCACCGGTTATTGCCGCAATAGTTTTAAATGAAGCAATTTCGCCCATGCGTATAGTCGGCATAGTGGTGATAATAGCAGGCATATTGCTGATAGGGGGTGGGGATGACTGA
- a CDS encoding multidrug transporter produces the protein MITVVFVILMTLAGSLGSFFLKKATDGELVGIIRNPNFYIGGTLYFISLVINVWLLTRLDYSLVVPLCSLSYVWTMILSCKFLKEKITYRKIWGTIVMILGIMMLI, from the coding sequence ATGATAACGGTTGTATTTGTTATTTTAATGACGCTTGCAGGCTCACTGGGCTCGTTTTTTCTGAAAAAAGCCACCGACGGTGAGCTTGTCGGCATAATCAGAAACCCCAATTTCTACATCGGCGGAACCCTTTATTTTATAAGCCTTGTTATAAATGTCTGGCTTCTCACACGCCTTGATTATTCCCTTGTAGTGCCACTGTGCTCGCTGAGCTACGTATGGACAATGATACTGTCCTGCAAATTCCTCAAAGAAAAAATAACTTACCGTAAAATCTGGGGCACAATAGTAATGATATTGGGAATAATGATGTTGATTTGA
- a CDS encoding PIG-L family deacetylase, translated as MRVLAIAAHPDDIEFHCAGTLLKCKERGDEVFLCTVNNGSMGHAVIMPDELSKIRVAEAKRSCDLAGFHYLTADIGDLQSYYQSREHKDLLVDIVRQAKPDLMFIQKPTDYMCDHIAASHLAFDAAFMATCPHYETNFPAIDTICPIYYMGTASEVGFNPTEYVDITDVYDKKIQMLMCHESQEVWLREHDNVDYTNECRILAEFRGMQCKVKYAEAFEPCMVAHRIVPKRLLP; from the coding sequence ATGAGAGTATTAGCAATAGCAGCACATCCCGATGATATTGAATTTCACTGTGCCGGAACTCTTCTTAAGTGCAAGGAAAGAGGCGACGAGGTATTCTTGTGCACAGTAAACAACGGAAGCATGGGTCATGCGGTTATTATGCCGGATGAGCTTTCCAAAATCAGAGTTGCAGAAGCAAAGCGCTCCTGCGACCTTGCAGGCTTCCACTATCTCACCGCTGATATAGGCGACCTTCAGTCCTACTATCAGAGTCGTGAGCACAAGGATCTTCTGGTAGACATCGTCCGTCAGGCTAAGCCCGACCTGATGTTCATACAGAAGCCCACCGATTACATGTGCGACCACATTGCCGCTTCTCACTTAGCTTTTGATGCGGCATTCATGGCTACTTGTCCTCACTACGAAACCAACTTCCCCGCTATCGACACCATCTGCCCCATCTACTACATGGGTACCGCATCTGAGGTTGGCTTCAACCCCACCGAATATGTAGACATCACTGATGTTTATGACAAGAAGATTCAGATGCTTATGTGCCACGAATCCCAGGAAGTATGGCTGAGAGAGCACGACAATGTTGATTACACCAACGAGTGCCGCATACTTGCCGAATTCCGCGGTATGCAGTGCAAAGTAAAATACGCAGAAGCATTCGAGCCCTGCATGGTTGCTCACAGAATCGTTCCCAAGAGACTTCTGCCGTAA
- the ybaK gene encoding Cys-tRNA(Pro) deacylase, whose amino-acid sequence MAKDKEIKTNAMRFLETKKVKYTARSYECEEFIDGIDIATKLNIPMERTFKTLVAQGKSENYYVFVLPVAQELDLKAAARAVGEKSVELIHVKDINSVTGYIRGGCTPIGMKKQYKTIIHASARQFETIFISGGKIGLQLELNPEELAKIINAHFENIIF is encoded by the coding sequence ATGGCAAAAGATAAAGAAATCAAAACAAACGCCATGCGTTTCCTTGAGACAAAAAAGGTGAAATACACTGCCCGTTCATATGAATGCGAAGAATTTATCGACGGAATCGATATTGCAACAAAGCTGAATATTCCAATGGAGCGCACGTTCAAGACTCTTGTAGCGCAGGGGAAAAGCGAAAATTATTATGTGTTTGTTCTTCCGGTAGCTCAGGAACTCGATCTTAAGGCGGCGGCAAGAGCAGTGGGGGAAAAATCCGTAGAGCTTATACACGTAAAGGATATAAATTCCGTAACAGGCTATATACGCGGAGGATGTACTCCGATAGGAATGAAGAAGCAGTATAAAACAATTATTCATGCTTCCGCACGGCAGTTTGAAACCATATTCATAAGCGGCGGAAAGATAGGCTTACAGCTCGAACTTAATCCCGAAGAACTGGCAAAAATCATAAACGCACACTTTGAAAATATCATATTTTGA
- a CDS encoding 4Fe-4S dicluster domain-containing protein produces the protein MAYIITDDCIACGACIDECPVGCISEKDGKIVIDKDSCADCGSCAEVCPVDAPKAE, from the coding sequence ATGGCATACATTATTACTGATGATTGCATCGCATGCGGTGCTTGCATCGACGAATGTCCCGTTGGCTGTATTTCTGAAAAGGACGGCAAAATCGTTATCGATAAGGACAGCTGTGCTGACTGCGGCTCTTGCGCTGAGGTTTGCCCTGTTGATGCACCTAAGGCTGAATAA
- a CDS encoding SAM-dependent methyltransferase has product MRLDKINSDLSIYQYEDGFCYGTDAVLLSAFTAVKKGDVGVELGTGSGIVSILLGYHKSPAHIYAFEVQPEYASLARKNAQMCGYGDKISVICDNLKNYAAHGIEDVDFVFSNPPYMKTDSGKLNENTKKLISRHETHCDINDICRAAGRMLKNGGNFFAVYRPDRMSDIIFAMKNNNLEPKEIVFVQSHADKAPNLFLIKAKKDGLGGGLKIHKPLVLYTQKAVMTEELDYIYRYGRMGGKHNGK; this is encoded by the coding sequence ATGAGACTTGATAAAATAAACAGTGACTTGTCAATATATCAATACGAAGACGGTTTTTGTTATGGAACGGATGCCGTTCTTCTTTCCGCATTTACTGCTGTGAAAAAAGGTGATGTGGGAGTGGAATTGGGGACGGGTAGCGGAATAGTTTCCATTTTGCTCGGTTACCACAAAAGCCCGGCACATATTTATGCTTTTGAAGTTCAGCCGGAATATGCGTCTCTTGCCCGGAAGAATGCTCAAATGTGCGGATACGGCGATAAGATAAGTGTTATATGCGACAATCTGAAGAATTATGCTGCACATGGAATAGAGGATGTGGATTTCGTGTTTTCAAATCCACCTTACATGAAGACCGACAGCGGTAAGCTTAACGAAAACACAAAAAAGCTTATCAGCCGTCATGAAACACACTGCGACATAAATGATATATGCCGTGCGGCGGGCAGAATGCTCAAAAACGGCGGAAATTTCTTTGCGGTTTATCGGCCTGACAGAATGAGCGATATTATATTTGCAATGAAAAATAATAATCTTGAGCCCAAGGAGATTGTGTTTGTTCAGTCTCATGCGGATAAAGCTCCTAACCTTTTTCTTATAAAAGCGAAGAAGGACGGTTTGGGCGGAGGGCTTAAGATTCATAAGCCGCTTGTGCTTTACACGCAAAAGGCTGTTATGACAGAAGAACTTGACTATATTTACCGATACGGAAGAATGGGAGGAAAGCATAATGGCAAATGA
- the rsmI gene encoding 16S rRNA (cytidine(1402)-2'-O)-methyltransferase — protein MANEIKKGSLYIVATPIGNLSDLSPRAVKVLSEVDFIAAEDTRNTVKLLTHLGIKKPMISYYEHNKHEHGEIIVRKIKDEGQSCALVSDAGTPAISDPGEDLVKLCALQNIEVFSVPGPCAAICALTLSGLFTGRFVFEGFLSTAKNSRLERLEEVKNEERTLIFYEAPHHLVKTLEVMLEILGDRRISLAREITKINEEVRRTTISEALAYYSDNQPKGEFVLVIEGAEHKEEAHFWEEMSIRQHFDYYSAKGMERMDAIKKVASDRGVGKSAVYKQLLD, from the coding sequence ATGGCAAATGAAATCAAAAAAGGCTCGTTGTACATTGTGGCAACACCCATAGGAAATCTGAGCGATTTGTCTCCAAGAGCCGTGAAGGTGCTGAGTGAAGTGGATTTTATTGCCGCCGAGGATACGCGGAACACCGTTAAGCTTCTTACACATCTTGGTATAAAGAAGCCCATGATAAGTTATTATGAGCATAATAAACACGAGCACGGCGAAATAATTGTCAGAAAAATAAAGGATGAGGGTCAGTCCTGCGCTCTTGTGAGCGATGCCGGCACTCCCGCCATTTCCGACCCCGGCGAAGATCTTGTTAAGCTTTGCGCCCTGCAAAATATTGAGGTGTTTTCCGTCCCCGGCCCCTGCGCCGCAATATGTGCACTTACACTTTCCGGTCTTTTCACGGGCAGATTTGTTTTTGAGGGCTTTTTGTCCACTGCCAAGAACAGCAGACTTGAACGTCTTGAAGAAGTAAAAAACGAAGAACGCACATTGATTTTTTATGAAGCTCCGCACCATCTTGTAAAAACGCTGGAGGTGATGCTGGAGATACTGGGGGACCGACGTATTTCGCTTGCGCGTGAAATAACCAAAATAAACGAAGAGGTACGCAGAACCACAATTTCCGAGGCGTTGGCGTATTATTCGGATAATCAGCCCAAGGGGGAATTCGTCTTGGTCATAGAAGGCGCAGAGCATAAGGAAGAGGCGCATTTTTGGGAAGAGATGAGTATCAGACAGCATTTTGACTACTACTCCGCCAAAGGCATGGAACGCATGGATGCCATCAAGAAGGTAGCGAGTGACAGGGGAGTGGGCAAGAGCGCGGTATATAAACAACTGTTGGATTGA